The Planococcus donghaensis genome contains a region encoding:
- a CDS encoding winged helix-turn-helix transcriptional regulator — protein sequence MDTSIICPRFETAISLLSQRWTGLIIYQLLSGPQRFSHLTEVIGVSGRLLSERLKNLEVEGLITRTIYPETPVRIEYALTEKGRSLKPVMDEIQKWSQTWIDPV from the coding sequence ATGGATACTTCCATCATTTGCCCTCGTTTTGAGACAGCAATCTCTCTGCTCAGTCAACGCTGGACCGGCCTCATTATTTATCAATTGTTATCCGGCCCACAACGTTTTAGCCATTTAACAGAAGTAATTGGGGTTAGTGGTCGCTTGCTATCCGAACGTTTAAAAAACTTGGAAGTAGAAGGTTTGATCACACGAACCATTTATCCCGAAACACCAGTACGTATTGAATATGCTTTAACCGAAAAAGGACGCTCTTTAAAACCAGTGATGGACGAAATTCAGAAGTGGTCACAAACTTGGATAGATCCAGTCTAA
- a CDS encoding NAD(P)H-dependent flavin oxidoreductase, whose amino-acid sequence MFSLQTTICELFQIDYPLIQAGMAGGPTTVELVAEVSNAGGLGTLGAAYMTPEALRKAIKEIQSKTEKPFAVNIFASSEQDDFNRLAEVQKALSPFRSELEISNLEPTYSSPNWSGEQFNVCIEEDVSIISTAFGCFSKDQMKIVKERKVKTVVMITTVEEAILAEKSGADAVVAQGSEAGGHRSTFSLAQHSFGAQIGTMSLVPQVVDAIEIPVIAAGGIVDGRGLIASLALGAQGVQIGTRFVTAKESGAHALYKQAIFGSTEESTVVTKSFSGRPARGIKNRFIREFEQSGIEPLPFPSQNIVTKDIRAAAAKLENAEFMSLWAGQSTRSLIEEEVAAEIVQEIMKEAKKLLT is encoded by the coding sequence ATGTTTTCGTTACAAACAACAATTTGTGAGTTGTTTCAAATTGATTATCCACTTATTCAAGCTGGCATGGCGGGTGGACCAACAACTGTAGAATTAGTAGCTGAAGTTAGTAATGCAGGAGGTCTTGGAACTTTAGGGGCAGCATACATGACACCAGAGGCACTAAGAAAAGCCATTAAGGAGATTCAGTCGAAAACTGAAAAGCCATTTGCTGTTAATATTTTCGCTTCTTCGGAACAAGATGACTTTAATCGGTTAGCAGAAGTGCAAAAAGCATTAAGCCCTTTTCGTTCAGAGCTAGAAATCAGCAACCTTGAGCCCACATATTCGTCACCTAATTGGAGTGGAGAACAATTTAATGTTTGTATAGAAGAAGACGTATCAATTATTAGTACTGCCTTTGGTTGTTTTTCTAAAGACCAAATGAAAATCGTAAAAGAACGAAAAGTTAAAACTGTCGTAATGATCACAACAGTAGAAGAAGCAATACTCGCTGAAAAATCCGGAGCAGATGCAGTCGTAGCTCAAGGAAGTGAAGCAGGGGGTCATCGCAGTACGTTTTCACTCGCTCAACATTCATTCGGCGCACAGATTGGCACAATGTCTTTAGTTCCACAAGTAGTAGATGCAATCGAGATTCCGGTTATCGCAGCCGGCGGTATTGTTGATGGACGTGGATTAATTGCTTCGCTTGCGCTTGGGGCACAAGGAGTTCAGATTGGTACCCGGTTTGTTACTGCTAAAGAATCGGGAGCGCATGCACTTTATAAGCAAGCGATATTTGGCAGTACTGAGGAAAGTACGGTGGTAACAAAAAGTTTTTCTGGAAGACCCGCCCGTGGCATCAAAAACCGTTTTATTCGTGAATTTGAACAAAGTGGCATTGAGCCTTTGCCTTTTCCTTCTCAAAACATAGTTACAAAAGATATTCGTGCCGCTGCTGCCAAATTGGAAAATGCAGAATTTATGTCATTGTGGGCAGGACAGTCTACCCGTAGTTTGATAGAAGAAGAAGTTGCTGCTGAAATCGTTCAAGAGATTATGAAAGAAGCAAAAAAACTGCTAACCTGA
- a CDS encoding VOC family protein, with product MDFHKKPVTHVGKVGLKVIDLLKMKRFYEKVIGFEVISEEEDKVSLGVGSKVLVELEVVKGVTPKQGRYAGLYHLAILLPTRESLGKILIHLDQQEIQLGSADHLVSEALYFSDPEGNGIEIYRDRKPEQWNWNNDKVSMAVDPIDARGLVEEARKFPEPWNGLPAETVMGHIHLHVSNLDEAKEFYVDGIGLEVVSNLGAQALFLADQKYHHHIGMNVWNGVGIPALPEKEAGLHYYTLMMENEHRSEIAKNLHSMGIEIVEHNDYWEVKDPSGNFIRLCVYS from the coding sequence ATGGATTTTCATAAAAAACCAGTTACTCATGTAGGCAAAGTGGGATTAAAAGTAATAGATCTTCTTAAAATGAAACGATTTTATGAGAAAGTAATTGGTTTTGAGGTTATTTCAGAAGAAGAAGATAAAGTCAGTCTGGGTGTTGGCAGTAAAGTATTGGTGGAACTTGAAGTGGTTAAAGGAGTCACCCCGAAGCAAGGCCGGTATGCAGGGTTGTATCATTTGGCAATATTGTTACCCACTAGAGAATCTTTAGGAAAAATCCTTATCCATCTTGATCAACAAGAGATTCAATTAGGATCAGCAGATCACTTAGTTAGCGAGGCTTTGTATTTCTCAGATCCAGAAGGAAATGGCATCGAAATTTATCGGGATCGGAAACCTGAGCAATGGAACTGGAATAATGATAAAGTTTCTATGGCAGTAGATCCGATTGATGCTCGAGGGTTAGTGGAAGAAGCACGAAAATTTCCAGAACCTTGGAACGGTTTGCCGGCTGAAACCGTAATGGGTCATATTCACTTGCATGTATCTAATCTGGATGAAGCTAAAGAGTTTTATGTAGATGGAATCGGACTAGAAGTCGTTTCAAATTTAGGTGCCCAAGCTTTATTTTTAGCAGATCAAAAATATCATCACCATATTGGAATGAATGTCTGGAATGGTGTGGGGATTCCGGCGCTTCCTGAAAAAGAAGCAGGGCTGCACTATTACACGTTAATGATGGAAAATGAACATCGCAGTGAAATTGCTAAAAATCTTCATTCAATGGGAATAGAAATTGTTGAACACAATGATTATTGGGAAGTCAAAGACCCATCAGGAAATTTCATACGTTTATGTGTTTACTCATAA
- a CDS encoding STAS domain-containing protein: MPAIGEIPKNINALNALDVIGETIIIADSSYIIRWMNSEACRLLSQVAPMYNLSDCKDMIGKSMDAFHKNPQHQKGVMKKLEGTHRTRISIRNQVMADIVVTPILGNSDEPEGYIVMLMDVTTQAAEQQRNEQLIKELSIPILSVWNKTIALPLIGAFDKSRTDHLISTVLMRCAEEKIEYVLIDLSGIKEFEDQIRHQIQMMTDTLDLIGATCILVGISPKLAMSIVHLNSNTPIFSTTHEGLKHIMHMQSQ, translated from the coding sequence ATGCCAGCTATCGGAGAAATTCCAAAAAATATAAATGCATTAAATGCCTTGGATGTTATAGGGGAAACAATTATTATTGCGGATAGTTCCTATATTATTAGATGGATGAATTCTGAAGCATGTCGATTATTAAGTCAAGTCGCTCCTATGTACAATTTGTCTGACTGCAAAGATATGATTGGGAAGAGTATGGACGCTTTTCACAAAAATCCGCAGCATCAAAAAGGGGTTATGAAAAAATTAGAGGGAACTCATCGCACACGCATATCCATTCGCAACCAAGTAATGGCGGACATCGTAGTAACCCCGATTCTAGGTAATAGCGATGAACCAGAAGGCTATATTGTGATGTTGATGGATGTTACAACCCAAGCTGCTGAACAACAACGAAATGAACAGTTGATTAAAGAATTGTCCATTCCTATATTGAGTGTTTGGAATAAAACAATCGCGCTCCCACTGATTGGTGCGTTTGATAAAAGTCGCACCGATCATCTTATTTCTACCGTTTTAATGAGATGCGCTGAGGAGAAAATCGAGTATGTGTTGATAGATTTGAGTGGGATTAAAGAGTTTGAGGATCAAATTCGGCATCAAATTCAAATGATGACTGATACGTTAGATTTAATTGGGGCCACGTGTATTCTAGTGGGAATTAGCCCGAAGTTAGCTATGTCCATTGTGCACTTAAATAGCAATACTCCAATATTTAGTACTACTCATGAAGGATTAAAACATATTATGCATATGCAAAGCCAATAA
- a CDS encoding DUF368 domain-containing protein, giving the protein MEWKNIYRGILMGISDLIPGVSGGTIAFILGIYDRLLQSISGFFSRNWRKQLGFLVPLGIGIVITLLLFSRVIEYLLEQHYEATQFFFMGLIIGVIPYIMKQAEVKKNFTSRHVIILLVIGAALAVTAFIPTEEDLAPITSLTVPIFFMLFFSGWLASMAMLLPGISGSFILLLLGVYSTAINALSTLNIPVVFAIGAGVIVGFIVSSKAIQYLLQHFTYVTYAAIIGLILGSLFVVFPGFSSDPTTLITSLVTFGLGLSFTLLFSSPKKTAITEEV; this is encoded by the coding sequence ATGGAATGGAAGAATATATACCGCGGCATCTTAATGGGAATAAGTGATTTAATCCCAGGAGTAAGCGGAGGCACAATTGCGTTTATTTTAGGGATTTATGATCGTTTGTTACAATCGATCAGTGGATTTTTTAGTCGTAACTGGAGAAAACAACTTGGATTTTTAGTGCCTCTTGGCATAGGGATTGTCATCACTCTGTTGCTGTTTAGCCGAGTGATTGAATATTTATTAGAGCAACATTACGAAGCGACTCAATTTTTCTTCATGGGATTAATCATTGGTGTCATTCCGTATATCATGAAGCAGGCTGAAGTTAAAAAGAACTTTACTTCACGACATGTGATTATTTTATTGGTTATTGGAGCGGCATTGGCAGTGACTGCTTTTATTCCGACAGAGGAAGACTTAGCTCCAATTACATCCCTTACTGTGCCGATTTTCTTTATGTTATTTTTCTCAGGATGGTTGGCAAGTATGGCGATGTTGTTGCCGGGAATTAGCGGATCCTTTATTTTGTTATTGTTAGGTGTGTATTCAACGGCTATTAACGCCTTATCCACTTTAAACATTCCGGTTGTCTTCGCAATCGGTGCTGGCGTCATCGTTGGATTTATCGTCAGCAGTAAGGCAATACAATATTTACTTCAACATTTTACTTATGTTACTTACGCTGCTATTATCGGACTGATTCTCGGGTCGTTGTTTGTTGTCTTCCCAGGATTTTCGTCTGATCCAACTACGCTGATTACGAGCCTAGTAACGTTTGGACTTGGGCTTTCGTTTACGTTACTGTTTAGTTCACCTAAAAAAACGGCTATTACAGAAGAAGTTTAA